A region of Panicum virgatum strain AP13 chromosome 8N, P.virgatum_v5, whole genome shotgun sequence DNA encodes the following proteins:
- the LOC120686102 gene encoding acyl transferase 15-like translates to MDVVVRRSPAMVVRPSAATSGSAIKLSSFDRPNATVPVTAFLVFENPIRDAAMTIKRALSRALVTYYPISGRIVAGPGCGGGDDHDKELYIQCSGEDGVAFVAASTNRAFKDAEFFTRSPDTRAPPLVEELAVYYPAGQCGTADPLLLMQVTEFSCGGFVVGVTWNHGAADGNGMAQFLQAVGELARGSPSPSLAPVRWDDSLPSFPPPTIFQSSKPLGGVVCLDITVPSSAIDRIRAEFHERSDGRRQTCTTFEAVAAVLWKCRTRAIASCPDSLALLSFAANVRRHVNAKDGYYGNCVGAALVTATAGTVANAEVTDLVQMIKRAKDGVYDSMFAKNDNDYDLDENQLDELLYNALVLSSWRNIGFEKADFGSGTPKRVMCYMQPSFVRWPSCMVNLPCKEKNGSSSVYSACVREKHADAFLGELAKFR, encoded by the coding sequence ATGGACGTTGTGGTGAGAAGGTCACCGGCAATGGTGGTGAGGCCGTCGGCCGCGACGAGCGGCAGCGCCATAAAGCTCTCGTCTTTCGACAGGCCTAATGCCACGGTGCCGGTCACGGCGTTCCTGGTGTTCGAGAATCCGATCCGCGACGCCGCCATGACCATCAAGAGAGCACTCTCCCGAGCGTTGGTCACCTACTACCCTATCTCCGGTCGTATTGTTGCAGGgcctggctgcggcggcggcgatgatcACGACAAGGAGCTCTACATCCAGTgcagcggcgaggacggcgtgGCATTCGTCGCCGCGTCCACCAACCGTGCCTTTAAGGACGCCGAATTCTTCACCAGATCGCCTGACacgagggcgccgccgctggtggaGGAGCTTGCCGTCTACTACCCGGCCGGGCAATGCGGCACCGCCGACCCGTTGCTGCTGATGCAAGTGACGGAGTTCTCCTGCGGCGGGTTCGTCGTGGGTGTGACCTGGAACCATGGCGCCGCTGACGGCAATGGGATGGCCCAGTTCTTGCAGGCCGTCGGCGAACTCGCGCgcgggtcgccgtcgccgtcccttGCTCCGGTCAGATGGGACGATTCGCTCCCCAGCTTCCCTCCGCCCACCATCTTCCAATCCTCCAAGCCGTTGGGCGGGGTCGTCTGCCTGGACATCACCGTCCCCTCGAGCGCCATCGACCGCATCAGAGCTGAGTTCCACGAGCGCTCCGATGGCCGACGTCAGACGTGCACCACGTTCGAGGCGGTCGCCGCCGTGCTATGGAAGTGCCGCACTCGCGCGATCGCCTCTTGTCCGGATTCTCTGGCTTTGCTCTCCTTTGCAGCTAACGTGCGTAGGCATGTGAACGCTAAGGATGGCTACTACGGCAACTGCGTCGGGGCGGCGCTGGTGACGGCCACGGCCGGCACGGTGGCGAACGCGGAGGTCACCGACCTCGTCCAAATGATCAAGCGTGCCAAGGATGGGGTGTATGACTCGATGTTCGCCAAGAACGACAACGACTACGACCTGGATGAGAACCAGCTCGACGAGCTTCTGTACAACGCGCTCGTCCTGTCCTCGTGGCGGAACATCGGCTTCGAGAAGGCTGACTTCGGCAGCGGGACGCCGAAGAGGGTGATGTGCTACATGCAGCCGTCGTTTGTGAGATGGCCGAGTTGCATGGTGAACCTGCCGTGCAAAGAGAAGAACGGGTCCAGTAGTGTGTATTCGGCGTGTGTAAGGGAGAAGCACGCAGATGCCTTCTTAGGCGAGCTAGCAAAgtttagatga